A segment of the Amia ocellicauda isolate fAmiCal2 chromosome 5, fAmiCal2.hap1, whole genome shotgun sequence genome:
CTTGCCAGCCAGTAAATGTGAGCACCCGATTTCACCAACTTGGGCAAAGATGGTTGTCTGATGAGCAAATTGCTTGGAACACAGAATAAAATTCGTACCCCTGAATCTTTTTATGCTTTGTCTTGTAATTAATTGGCCTGACCAATGCATTCCTCTTGCAGCTCCTGTCCCAAGGAAGGAGGATCCGCATCTCCACAGGGTCATCAAGACAGAGATCATGGATGGCTTTGAGATTCCCAGGCATCCCCCCGTGATCATCAATCTAGCTGACCATGAAGATGAGGATGACTATGGTACAGAGCTAAGCCATCACACCCCTTGTCTGGGGGATGTACACACAGAGAACACGTCTTGTTCTAAGTAACGAGCAGACTTCGTGTACCCATTTATCCTCGATGGTGTCTGGGGTTTGAAATCTATTTCTTTTTTGACAAGTAATGCTACAATCTAATCTACTGCATATGCATATTCATTTGCCAGTCGAAGTTCCATGGAAATCAGTTGCACTGAGAAAGTCTGGCTtctaattaaaaacatgcatgCTCTAATTTAAGAAGTCTTACGTCATGCTTCACTCATCcatatagatttttattttttcatatcagTTTATATGCCGGGGATATAAAAACagtgtattgttgttttttttctcaataTGTTATTGATCAATTGCCACTGAGTTGAAAGCTTCAAGGTGTTAACATATTTCTTTGTTAGATATTTTCCTGAGACCTGCAGTGAGTGAGACAGCAGCAGCTTTTCCAGTGCAGCACGAGCTCCCAGTCCAGCAACAGGAGGAGCCTGCTCAGGCCCCAGCCTCCCTCCACAGACCCACCATAGTCAGGCAGAGACCTTCTAAAGGACAGCTGTCCCCACCTTCCATGTGGCGGAGAACCTCCCCGCCAGCCCTGGAGAGAAAGTGGTTCACTCTTGGACAGAAGGAAACTGCCCCAGCTGTGTCCCTGGCCCAGGCCACTGCCGGAGCTCAAATGGTGCCGGCGCCCATGTCTCTCGTGGCCAAGCGGAAGGTCTCTACTCAGGGTGGCTCCATGTACTCGTGCACCCACCCCTTCAAACGCAGAAAGCTCGGCCCTGCTCCCGCAGCCCCAGTGAAACCCTCAGCGGTGAAGCCTGCTGCCCCCAAGAGGCTGGTCCGAAAACGTAAAGCAAGTGAGGGTCCCTGGTCTGCCATCGCGGCTGTCAAGCCTCTCAACTGTGCCCCCGCTGacttggaggaggaggagccgcCCTGCAAGCGGGCTTAGGTGAGGGTCAGGTTTACTGTACTGTGACGGCCCTGTAGGCTCTCTCTTATTTAGGGATGGGTAACAAGCACATTGTGATTAGATGCTTGTGATTTTCTCATAACCCTGCAATACTGCATGGAAGTTATGTTATATTGTTCTTAGTACTGTGACATCCAAGGCGCGGTTTAAGATACACAATACATGGGGATGTGCAGAAATAAGTGTGTTTATTCACAGTgcgtaaacaaaacaaaatgaaaacaaaaacctaacTCCTCTGGAGCCCAATTAAACACATAAATGGGTTCCTCTCTATAATCTAAACATAAAGCACACACAGCAACCAAGTCCAATCCGCAATCCAAAGTCATAGTCAATGTTCAAAGCACAGTTCGTTATCTAGAAATCTGTTTTCCTGCTATCTTTCTCGCACACTTCTCTCTTGCACACCCACCTCCCGGCTCCCCTCATGCCTTCCCAACACCACACACCCAGGAAACGGATCTCAGTTCAGTTTTAGTTCAGTTCAGATGTGCAGATGTTATTTCTTATCGTCTCCCAACACTTAAGCTGGATTCCTCCCCCTCTGGTTGCCTAGAAAGCCACTGTCAGTGTCAACGCTTTGCTGTGGTCTGCAATCCTGTACAATCCTTTGCCGCCCAGCTCTCAGCCCTCCTGTCTCTCAAACATCACTCATGCCCTGTGGCAATTAGCCCCCCGGCGGGCCCCTGTCACAAAGTAAACATGTGAGAGTGGTCTCAAGCAAGGAGTGACACAAATCTAGGATGTTCATATCCTTTTGGTAATTTATTGTGAGCACATCAAGTGTAGCAAACAATTAGATCTTCAAACAGACTCTCCATCTAGGTCTCAATTAAAGTCAGACCGTCCCTCCTGGTTACCAACATACTGAGCCTTTTATAGCTGTGGCTGTGTCCGCCTCTTCCCCAGCTAAACCGTTAATCAGACCCGGATAGACCGTtgcataattattaatttaaatataaaaccatacagttgtattattgcacttgaatatataaataaataaatatggaaacACATGATCAAATAACCTTATCAAATGAATCACTTATTTGGGCTGGTTTATCACTGACtgatttagtattttttttttgtttacttttttttgcaTTACAATTTTGTATTGGTTTTTGTCTGCTGGTttgattgtgtttatatatgtttaattatattattatttgggtGATGGGTTTATTGGTAAATTGCTGGGTGAACACCACAGGTAGACATTCCCCACGTGGATGCGCCTGCTCATCTAATCTATCACCTTCACCTCTATCGCCTGGGAAGTCTCCTCTCTCAGGGGCCACATCGGAACAGGCAGCAGCATACAGAGCAGCCAGCAAGAGAGACGCAGCAAACCCCAAAGACCAGGGCAGGAGGAAAGGCAGAGGAGGACGGCGGAGATCCAGCTTCTGTGAACAATCACTTATACTGCGGATGATAAATCGTTAAAGAGAACCCGGACGGGGCCAGATGATCCAGTGCGAAAGCAACCAACAAAGCAAGCAGATGGCAAGAGGCTCCTGAAAAGGCTGGTACTGGAAACTGAGGTTAGAATTGCATTGTAGAATTAAATGAACGAAGCGTAAACACTGTTATGAAGAAAACGGCTTTATTGAGAGTAATTGTCCCCGTTTTATTTCTCTTGGTTGGAATTAAGATATCGATTACCTTGGAGACTGTCTACTGCAGTGATGGGTTTTGCTCCAGCGGCTGCATCTGAGGAACGAAAAAGACCGATATTATACTCATTCGCTATCTTTTTGCACAGAGACTTTCCTCGTTTGTATCTTTGCACAAGGACTTGTTTACATTGCTTTGTTTTGCACAGTACTTACCTTATTGATCTCTCATTTTGCAGGACTACTAGATCTGTGTCTTTTGCAGGCACGA
Coding sequences within it:
- the LOC136750507 gene encoding uncharacterized protein LOC136750507 — encoded protein: MMQICCNYEKSYGESCWFHHCEAAKGSETVCKLWQENRCFRKVCKYRHMEMHMELACYWEKQPVGCQRPHCAFHHKKSRIIDGVFLPASKSPVPRKEDPHLHRVIKTEIMDGFEIPRHPPVIINLADHEDEDDYDIFLRPAVSETAAAFPVQHELPVQQQEEPAQAPASLHRPTIVRQRPSKGQLSPPSMWRRTSPPALERKWFTLGQKETAPAVSLAQATAGAQMVPAPMSLVAKRKVSTQGGSMYSCTHPFKRRKLGPAPAAPVKPSAVKPAAPKRLVRKRKASEGPWSAIAAVKPLNCAPADLEEEEPPCKRA